The DNA segment AGCTGTTGCAAATTTCCCAGGAGTAGTTGGGATAATAAAGGAGACTCGTTGCCTCACGTGAGTATGAGCACGAGTTTGTGAACAGAAAGCACTATCAGTGTCAATGTTCAAGTTGTATTTGATGCAAGTTGCATGATCATTAACATGGTACTAACTTTGCTGGGTCTGTTCATGATACAAGGATTGTGAATATTAGTGGCCTCAAATGTATGTTTGAAACAAATATGGTACAAGGATGTCATTTGCTGGGTGACTGGTTACCCTTGCAAACGATGGCTGCTGACCCCATACCTCCAGCCACAAAATGAAACAGGCTGCATATAACAGGtatgtaatatatttttctttttggtatGACTGTAAAAAAATCACAATAGTTCCACCTGGATATTTCGTATATTTAATAGCATGGTATAACTTCCACAAAGGTCCACAgcttttattttccatatttttcataGTAACCACTTTCTTGAAGCATTGTAAGACACTTCTTTTATGACACATCTTGcaaatgacacttttttttttttttatagatatgtttatctccccctccccaggttaggttagtttgggcaGTTTTGGGTGGTAAAAAGGCATGAAGAATATGTTGGTTATGGTTAATATTGAAATAATGCTAGAGTTCTTGCCTGAAGTTAACTCAGTGTATTTGCAGTATTCTAGATGCTGAATGTAATGCATTTTGTAAAATCTTCTAGATACTTATAGAAGTTTAATGTAATGAGTTGAAACGTTTAAGACCTGGTGGAGTTCACACCAAAGAGGGGAGTTTGTAGGTGCAGCCCCAAATaggggttatatatatatatatatatatatatatatatatatatatatatatatatatatatatatatatatatatatatatatatatatatatatatatatatttttttttatttatttatttatttattttttttttttttttgtgtgtgtgtgtgtgtgtgtgtgtgtgtgtatttacctagttgtatttacctagttgtataatacagggtccgagccaaagctcaattagtcttgtctccatacccgaatttgtccaatttctctttaaacatgtgcacactctttgccgcaactacctcttcttttaagttattccatatttcaaccgttcgatgcggaaagctgtatttcttaatatctcccaaacaatgactcttctttaatttcttcatatgtccccttgtacatctatctccttcctccacttttacaactaggtcatctctgtctatcttctccatgccatttactaatttgaacattgttatcaggtctcctctttcccttctttcttgcagtgttggtaatccaatttcttccagtctttcctcgtaacttaggtcttccaattcaggtatcattttcgtagctgttctttgtattctttccaatttccttatatctttctttttgtgtggagaccataccactgctgcgtattccagtttgggacgtatcatgtgtgttatgattttcttcatcatttctttgtctaggtaattaaatgccaccctgatatttgctagcaaattatatgtagagccaaatattccattgatgtgtttttctggtgaaagtgtgtcttgaattattactcccaagtctttttcttctttgctctttggtattgtgattcctcccatcttatactcccatgaaggtctccttttacttcttcccatctccattacatggcacttctttatattgaattctaatttccatcgtttactccattcataaattctatcaatatccctctgtagttcctcacaatcctcttggttctttattactttcatcaattttgcatcatctgcaaacatattaatgtagctatttaaacccaccgtcatatcatttatatagacctaaaacattataggtgccaacacagacccttgtggtactccgcttgttacttcgcactaacttgatttattatctctgattactgtactcatttccctaccttggagataatccttcatccacttaagtatttttccttttagccctcctcgatgttccagtttccatatgagccttttatgtggaactgtatcaaaagcttttttcagatctaaatagacagcatcaacccaaccatctctctcttgtagtttatctattactcttgtataaaagctcagtaagtttgttacgcaagatctctctttcctgaaaccgaattgtttttctgttattatattttcttgttcaagatattgcacccatctgtttttaatgactatttcacagagtttacttacaatactcatgagtgagactggtctgtaattcagtggttccattttattacctcctttgtatagcggtactatatttgctctcttccattcctttggtacttttctctcctttaaagaactgttaattatctcccatattggttcttccaattcctctctacattctttcaatatccatccatttacttcgtctggccccatcgccttcctagtatctagctcttccagtagtcttttaatttcttttctttccacttgtatgtttgctattcctttctgttgttcctcatctgtgtgtgtgtgtgtgtgtgtgtgtgtgtgtgtgtgtgtgtgtgtgtcaatgatTTCTAAGCCACATAGTATATTTTCCATACACTATTTCATTGCAGAGCTCACAGACATAGGTAAGATTTAAAAAGATTTTGTGTCTTGCATGGTGAGGTGCAAATAGATGCATGAAGCATGGTGAGGTGCAAATGGATCCATTAAAATTCTGCAAGATCATCATGGCATGTGCATTACTACACAACATATGCAAGATGAGGAACATAGAAATCCCTCCACATCCTGAGGATAACAATATCGATCTTGGAATTGATGCCAATCCAAATCTTCTAGACAGCCATGCACAAGCTGGTCTTCAATACAGAGATTGTTTTGCAGGCATCCACTTCCAGTAAGTCCTATTGGTGCAGAAGATTATTGCTGTCTTGAATGTGTCATTTACTTTATAGTAATCTGCTTTACTTTGTGATACAGATCATCAGTTCAATAGAACTACTACAAATGCTTTTCATTGTACTTAGAACCAAAATATTTTCATACAGTATTAGTACACTGAAGTGGACTTTGCCTTTGCTTCATTCATTACAAACCATTTCATTAGAAAAATTACAGTAATTACCATTGAAGTACAAGTTTTTGTATTTAGTTATCCTAACATTATCTTCATAATGCAGAGGACTTTTTACTTTGTGTCGTTCATTACAGGTAATTCATTTAATAGTATTGCCACATAAGCCTACTTACCTATAGTAGACTTGATAGAAAGTTATATGCAtaaggaaattattattatttgattatttatattttacagTCTAGAAGATTGAGCCACAAGGGATTGGACTGCAGTAGGGGCATATTTGGGACCTTGAAACGTTGCAAAACCTTGCAGAACTGAGTTACAGTATAGGTCTTGTTCTTTACTAATTTACAGTTTAACTCAATAAATTCATTTGATACTGTATTAGATTTTTAATGGTATAAATATGCCTaattaaaaagagggaaaaacaatACTTGGAACTTTGTTTAACTTTAATCATTGCACTTAAAAGAGTTCTCACTGTTTCACTATCTACTTATTACTGAAGTATTTTGGCACTAAATCAAAAGCCTGCCTCTGGGAAACATATGCCTCCTTGcgggcctcctaagtctgcagctTGGCTTCCTCTGCTCGCTACCTGGCTTCCTCTGCCCATTGCCGGTTCTGTGCTTTGTGGAGATCAGCTTTGAGGATCTGTTGGAGCAAGTCCTTCTGTTGTGGAGGTTTGGGGACTCCGGCATTGGTATTATAGAGGATGCAAGTATAGGAGACACAAGCTGTGTTACAATTTGGTCTAAATATGAGGTTGGGGTTGAAGCTGGTGGGGAGTGTAGTCATCCTCCTCAGACACATAGAGAATAACTTCCTCTGGAGTACTGGCATTCACATCCCTAAAAATGAACAGtaacataataaataattaaaaaatcattattttcttaatacagTTAGATAGTACCCAATTTGTCATGTAGTTAAATGCTATCCAATTTATTGCGGGCTACCCTCCAATATAACAAGTCAGTACTAAGAAGAAAAATTTAACAGCATACAGTCAAGTACTGTAGAGTAAGtgcacaaccaaaaaaaaagggcaCTTATACTGAGAGCTATAAAAGAAATAGTTATAGAAGGGAATAATATTACAAGTTTCCTTGTGTTAACCTTTAAAGGACACTAATGAGGAAAAATGTCTCATAAAGTAATTACACAAGAATGGAACCACTGTAACTGGATTTCAGTAAATGGTGTAAAGAGCATAATGACATAGGTAGGTATAGCATATTACTGCCCGTCTTTCCATGCCCACTTTTAATGTGACCCATATTGCCCTTGAACTGACCCATCCATAGTCTTTCACACCTCTTTTAGCTCTTTTACTCATTATTATTGCCACCTCTTGCTCTCCATTCACTCCACCTCCTATCCCCCTCCCTACATTCCTTAAACCTTAATTTCACTCAGTTTGTATCTAGCCTTGCATCCTCACTCACTTGTAATCTTGaactctttctgtctttcattcatttGACATTTCAATAATTTCAATAGTTCTAAATCTTCATATGTGATTTTTAGTGCACTTTATAGTTTGGCACGATCAGTACTcgaaaagagaaataagcatTTGCCATTACCTAGCAGGGAAGACAGGGTAGCTCATCTGGCTTCACAtcctaatgatgataatgatgttttgcCTTTCCTGATAATTATGCTATGTGTTTCCAACAAAAATTATCCCACCATCCCTTCCCATGGTCATTATAAGCATGGAAAGATGAAACCATCATCATTAAGATAGGTGAAACAATTTTCATAATCAGGATATTGTGAAGGCTGGTGCATTACCCAGCCTCCTCCTAATAGTTTATGGCATATGCTTATTTCTTAGATTTTTTATTGTGCAAAATTATAAAATGTACTAAGTATTACTGCgacttgttattttgttgtctgTATGAATCCAGATAAAATTCAGATCCATATCAATGATCTAGATCTGATCAGTGCTGTAAATCTCATCATACCTTTGAGAACACAGCATCCTCCAGCTGGGAATATCATGATTTCCTATGTCATAACCAGCGTGGTTTATCCCATGAATTATTCTAGACTCATTCCCAAGAAAATCCCCAACCAGCACTGTGATATCATCCAATGGTTTCTTGGATAGAGAACCTTCTCCTGAAAATGGCCAATAAAATTGTTAGGTATCACAGATACCACCCAAGCTGAGATTCGCCTTAACTAAAGAATAATTTTGGTAATTCTGTATGAGAGCTctgttgtattttatttttctcagttcatctttaaatatatttatttcattgctTTTGTTAAAATTCAATTGCAATATAAAGAGTTACACTTTtatgcaaaacaaaataaacattgGTTGATTCATAGACATGTTCTGTTGATACATAACATGTTAATTACTCAGCCTTACAAATGTTTTACCATCAAATAATCACTCAGATGAGAAATCATGACATGAAGCATTCAGTCTTCAACATGGCATAAAATAAGGctgtaataataaaagaaaaccacCCACAAGATAATAACAGGGTTAACAGTTTAATTTATTGCCACCTGACAATACATGATATGATGAAGAAACTTATGCTAAAAGTATCTTCAGACTCATTTAGGGGGGAATGATTAGCCCCCttgtgctatatatatatatatatatatatatatatatatatatatatatatatatatatatatatatatatatatatatatatatatatatatatatatatatatatatatatatatatatatatatatatatatatatatatatatatatatatacctggaAATCAGTCAATATTATTGAAAAATTAACACTCACTTTAAAATTTGATGTATTAACTAGGATGAAATCATTTATGATGATTCTTGACTGACACTTTCCAATCAGTACTGTAAAACAGTGTATTGaaaatggggagttttcagaactagtggttgtcaccaggtggaagcacagacacaaactcctCTTActtacaagcaatatcagatatacctagtgttattctatttacatgaagatgcaatgggcttatataatatattttttctacgtaattcCTTCtcagtagtaacacaagtaaaatcaaattCTTTTCATGaagaaatgtatataagttgattttctagtgaatcagcatttagatttatttggtcatcttaacatttccaaatgaatacactcttatAAAGTAACCAtgaaatatcgtttttttttttttttttttaatctttttagctCTCTtatcttgattggaaacgtcttaatctagacgacagtaaacataaaggcaacatgtctgtgatagtcaaaagtccaaattacatagatcttcCTAGTTTAtgaaacggcaattttaataaaaaagattggcaactcgagtgtcctggcgatagtaatgctgtatctctaaccaaaacaaacacctgactagGCCGCGCTGGTTGGACTTAAGAAACACGatgttggacaagaagttgaatgttgctgcggtgcccatctccactacgccctaagcaatggattgcggtagctggacactacagcagcagcaggatcgcctgagagatgtttgttttggttctccattactttgctttgtcgctcgcttcgtgagggatgctaaaatccccacaaaaaaaaaaaaaaaaaaaaaaaaaaactagagccatatatcacgatgttactgagtaggttgtgtcatactatatagtagtgtgattttttttattattttctattgtccaaatcaatagtttttatacttgtaatatgctttatttaagataatgctagcagtttactcgataatcacaaaaaaaaaaaaaaaaaattaatttgatcccattctctcaatattatccataccggatattgaaaagtcgatacatcatttcaacAGTAtcatgatcaatgttctatgcatctttacgcacctgggatttactacaacaatatcttagctctctttcctacagttagatgagcagcaaggacatctagcggtttagttccgaaaactccccattacgTACAGTTAGCTCGATGTATAAAATTCTCTTTGAACTGTTTCTTCAATTTCCTGAATCTGAAACTCCGAAGGACATGTACTCGTAAACAAAATGTgtcacaaactctctctctctctctctctctctctctctctctctctctctctctctctctctctctctctctctctctctctctctctcttatatatatatatatatatatatatatatatatatatatatatatatatatatatatatatatatatatatatatatatatatatatatatatatatatatatatatacacacaaacacacacacacacatacctatcCTCACTCAGCTTCCACAGCTGGACGTCACGTCTATGTACGCAGTGACTTGACtatcaacagtaacaacaacaacaacaacaacaacacttgcAGTCTGAAAACGTATTTATCAATTTGCGTACAACCACCCTGAAAGTAATACACTTCGCAAACATGTTGATCTCAGCTGATATTATGTTACCGTATGATTAGAATCTCAGTGCTCTGGACATTTTACCAACAAACTCTTGTATCGGTGAAGCTTATCAGCAACTCCATAATCCAGTTATCTTATGTATCTTCATAATCTTATCTCAGCAGTTCCCGGCAGCGTGTGAGCCAGAAAACAGCAGTGACAATGGGAGACAGTGAGGAAGTGGACCTGACGCACATATCTGTTGATCACTTCATGAGGGAGGAGACTTGGCAAAATGCATTCCACACCGTTCAGGACCCTTACCCAGCTCCTTGGAGTGATAACAGGTGAGGTAAGGAACAATGTTATTACAGCATCCTTACAGCGCTTTGATAAACGTAGTTAGACATATAGCATAGTGCGTATGTAGTTATGTACACCTGcgtcatttgtttattttttttaacacttgAACGGTAGATATCACGAAATATATTAAATTTATTTCTTCTCACAATAAGCAATTGTATTAATGAatcataaaacaataaaacaacaaaaaaaagactactaagtgcacgaatatatatatatatatatatatatatatatatatatatatatatatatatatatatatatatatatatatatatatatatatatatatatatatatatgtgtgtgtgtgtgtgtgtgtgtgtgtgtgtgtgtgtgtgtgtgtattcgtagGGAGTATATTGTAGGCCATAACATTGTATACTTAGACTGTGTTCAAGTAAGTAATAATGCTGTGAAGTCAAATAATGAGAAGGTGCACTATGAAATTAGAATTAATTGATCTAATTTGTCATTAGTAATGACTGGTAATTAATTATCAGTCACAATTCGTTCTAAGAGAAAAGCAAATAAGTACTGGATGTAACTTACAAAGCAATTTATTACTTACTGGTAAATGATCATGTGTGATAGATGACATGAAGCAGCGCCTCAAATACTTTGTTGTCATTGCAGGGCTTGTCTGCATCGGATCATCAGATTTGctagaggggaaagaagagagaaaaacacaaaaggaaaccaTCTCTGTCCCTTTGCAATTGACACAGTCCTTGCAGGAGTAACGGTGACTCCTTCAAGTGCCTCTCCACAATCTCTTCTTTCAAGTAGTGGACGCATGGTGGGTGTGGGAATGGTCACTGTGGGAAGTAAAGCGCTAAACCATCAAAATAAttagaataaacaaaaacaaggatatGTTTTTGCATCTACATAATATAAATTTGTttaacatatttctctctctctctctctctctctctctctctctctctctctctctctctctctctctctctctctctctctctctctctctctctctctctctctctctcgttaactttttttttttttcactgaaaggagaaagaagacaacaaaACTGCAGACGAGATACTGGACTGGTCTGAGCTGACTTTCGTATTAGGGGAGAAGCTTCTGCTGGTGGGCACGGAGGAGCATCACTTCCTGTCCGTACCAGACGTGACTCAACTGCGGGTCAACACTGTGCTCACCGTAAGTCGTTGATCTTTCTGAAGAGTATTGTAGTAAGTAAAAATGATATTATTCCTATATCCGTTTTCTGTATTCCTCATTtataaatacgagtatatatatatatatatatatataacaacccTAGAATTCCTACCATCAACACTTCCTCCACCGCCTACAAAACCAGACTGCATCATAAGTTTTGTGACACTGAGGGTCAGTGCTGTGAATGTCTGGAAAGAGCGTGTGCTCCAGGGATTTATTCCCTGAGATGTGGACAGCGAtcaagtgaatttttttttttttttttttttttttttgatcgtGCGGAGAAGCTTGAGTGTGCTTTACGTCAAGAGGACAGGACCAACACTTCTACACTTTGTGGCTCCATGTACTGGTGGCCAATATTTGCGAATACACCCTGTTTGGCTGGGCTAGTATATGTGGCAGCAGTGTCTGAGGtgttaaagatgaaaaaatccTTTAGATTAAATAGAGAGATAAAGGTACCtgcagtcctctctctctctctctctctctctcctctctctctctctctctctctctctctctctctctctctctctctctctctctctctctctctctctctctctctctctctctctctctctctcatatatatatatatatatatatatatatatatatatatatatatatatatatatatatatatatatatatatatatatatatatatatatatatatatatatgtatatatatatatatatatatatatatatatatatatatatatatatatatatatatatatatatatatatatatatatatatatatatatattgtgtgttggtgtgtgtgtgtgtaagtaattaGTATTTCTCTTCTGTATGTGTAACTttgtagtaagagagagagagagagagagagagagagagagagagagagagagagagagagagagagagagagaatgtttattttcaattttctgtTAAAAGGAAGGGGTCATCGTCTAAGGGTTACGACCCTGGAGTAAGATAAACGGCAGAGCGGGACGTCGCTTTCCGCAACGCTGGAGCCGTGAAGCAGCGGCTCCGACTGTTAGCCTCAACAGCAATAATTTGGCGACGCTTAAATGATTCAAGCCTCTACAAAAGAGTGGCAGCAAAAAATTGCTGACTGATGCACACCGGGCATGTTACGCTCGGGAGCAACGGCCGGCAGTGCAAACCACTGTGTTGGATGGTGGGCAGCGAGTCGAGGAGATGGTAGGCTCGGCCTCTCCACAACTTCTGAGATGGTGAGTTGCTGATTGTGGCTAATAAATCGTCTGGGATGAGGCTCGTTGTAAACACGGGGACCTCTTTCACCCCTTTCCCTTCAGCAGTGCACGAATGAGAGCGCAGGCAGCCAGCTTCTGACTAGCGGCCAACGGGACTCCTATTCTTGTTTACTGCACCAGTCATAGCACTCAACTTTGGCCTATACCAGCTCTTTAAATGGTCATTCATTGTTACAAACTTCGCCCAACCAGTCATCGGTTACGACTGCCTTCGCCATCACGAGCTAATCATGAATCCCGCCACTACTGTCTCAGGCATCTTCCCACCAGTAAGAGAGTTCAAGGGTGTTTaacttctatatattttctctgACAACTGTTCATGCAGTCATTGCATCTCTATACTCGAGATTTCTTCAGAAGTTGCCTAGTATCTCTTCCTTTGGATCAACCACAGCTGTCGGGGAACTGGAGTCGCTCATCACATCATCACTACTGGTCTTGCGTTTGCCTGTCCCCGAATACTTCCTCCAGAAAAACTGAAGGCTGCAAAAGAGTTAGTGACGCTTTAGAGGAGAGAATCATCGGATCACTTGGTCCTCGCCACTACACCTAAAATTAATCCAGGAAAATGGAAGGCAAGTGATTACCGTGCCTTGAACAACATAACACCAGACCGGTATTGTTCGCTCATGGCCATTACTAgtgataaaaattaaattaaatctcCAAGGCAAACTGAAAAGGTGTTGTATATTTTCCTCATTAAAATCAAACAATGTATATAGAAGATTAAATAAAGTAGATAATCAATTCTCATGtgccctctgtgtgtgtatgtgtgtgtgtgtgtgtgcatgattcACCTACGgacgtctgctggtcacccagccagccgttcccctacagaGAGCTCAGAGTTCagagtgaccgatctttggatagga comes from the Scylla paramamosain isolate STU-SP2022 chromosome 28, ASM3559412v1, whole genome shotgun sequence genome and includes:
- the LOC135114998 gene encoding uncharacterized protein LOC135114998 isoform X2 — its product is MKQAAYNRCMKHGEVQMDPLKFCKIIMACALLHNICKMRNIEIPPHPEDNNIDLGIDANPNLLDSHAQAGLQYRDCFAGIHFHSRQRVSQKTAVTMGDSEEVDLTHISVDHFMREETWQNAFHTVQDPYPAPWSDNRACLHRIIRFARGERREKNTKGNHLCPFAIDTVLAGVTVTPSSASPQSLLSSSGRMEKEDNKTADEILDWSELTFVLGEKLLLVGTEEHHFLSVPDVTQLRVNTVLTAVVGLLNSGRRGAAYLGVGQENCVEGIICPDHLISTFIQGLVNTLRDTILPYPSCGVRAHRAVSSKRVVDAWVVEIKTVPRANTYYSTATHPDYHHCHQGVVHSLPFPGFCHEVVARAALPYQRELETLREKIKRIKELLEGQHDDIVEEPHVCPLYWSVDCPSREQSELFQMSGRRRGQRLQGRTPSY
- the LOC135114998 gene encoding uncharacterized protein LOC135114998 isoform X1, with the protein product MKQAAYNRCMKHGEVQMDPLKFCKIIMACALLHNICKMRNIEIPPHPEDNNIDLGIDANPNLLDSHAQAGLQYRDCFAGIHFHSSRQRVSQKTAVTMGDSEEVDLTHISVDHFMREETWQNAFHTVQDPYPAPWSDNRACLHRIIRFARGERREKNTKGNHLCPFAIDTVLAGVTVTPSSASPQSLLSSSGRMEKEDNKTADEILDWSELTFVLGEKLLLVGTEEHHFLSVPDVTQLRVNTVLTAVVGLLNSGRRGAAYLGVGQENCVEGIICPDHLISTFIQGLVNTLRDTILPYPSCGVRAHRAVSSKRVVDAWVVEIKTVPRANTYYSTATHPDYHHCHQGVVHSLPFPGFCHEVVARAALPYQRELETLREKIKRIKELLEGQHDDIVEEPHVCPLYWSVDCPSREQSELFQMSGRRRGQRLQGRTPSY
- the LOC135114998 gene encoding uncharacterized protein LOC135114998 isoform X3; protein product: MKHGEVQMDPLKFCKIIMACALLHNICKMRNIEIPPHPEDNNIDLGIDANPNLLDSHAQAGLQYRDCFAGIHFHSSRQRVSQKTAVTMGDSEEVDLTHISVDHFMREETWQNAFHTVQDPYPAPWSDNRACLHRIIRFARGERREKNTKGNHLCPFAIDTVLAGVTVTPSSASPQSLLSSSGRMEKEDNKTADEILDWSELTFVLGEKLLLVGTEEHHFLSVPDVTQLRVNTVLTAVVGLLNSGRRGAAYLGVGQENCVEGIICPDHLISTFIQGLVNTLRDTILPYPSCGVRAHRAVSSKRVVDAWVVEIKTVPRANTYYSTATHPDYHHCHQGVVHSLPFPGFCHEVVARAALPYQRELETLREKIKRIKELLEGQHDDIVEEPHVCPLYWSVDCPSREQSELFQMSGRRRGQRLQGRTPSY